The following coding sequences lie in one Changpingibacter yushuensis genomic window:
- a CDS encoding protein jag, with protein MSETTDKAELIKRLDEEGDIAADYLEELLDIADLDGDIEISVEADRASLAIVTEDGSDRLLKRLIGRDGNVLESLQELTRLAVQSQTGERSRLMLDIMGYRAGHREEIAKIARTAVAQVEESGEELALDPMNPFERKVVHDIVAEAGLLSDSSGVGAGRHVVIKPAGSEENAAADDSESAGVTDADSADEFEGSADSAE; from the coding sequence ATGAGTGAGACCACCGACAAGGCTGAACTCATAAAGAGGCTTGACGAAGAAGGCGACATCGCCGCCGATTATCTCGAAGAACTCCTTGATATTGCCGACCTGGACGGCGACATCGAGATCTCGGTTGAAGCGGACCGGGCCTCGTTGGCGATCGTGACCGAAGACGGCTCTGACCGCCTCCTCAAGCGTTTGATTGGCCGCGATGGGAATGTTCTGGAATCGCTTCAGGAACTGACTCGGCTCGCGGTGCAGAGCCAGACAGGCGAACGTAGCCGCCTGATGCTGGATATCATGGGCTATCGTGCTGGTCACCGTGAAGAGATCGCAAAGATCGCACGCACGGCCGTTGCGCAGGTGGAGGAGTCCGGCGAAGAGCTGGCACTGGATCCCATGAATCCGTTTGAACGCAAGGTAGTTCACGATATCGTGGCTGAGGCTGGTTTGCTTTCCGACTCCTCGGGCGTGGGCGCTGGGCGCCACGTGGTTATCAAGCCTGCCGGATCTGAGGAGAACGCTGCAGCAGACGATTCCGAGTCCGCAGGTGTCACGGATGCTGATTCCGCGGATGAGTTCGAAGGATCTGCTGATAGCGCTGAATGA
- the rsmG gene encoding 16S rRNA (guanine(527)-N(7))-methyltransferase RsmG, with amino-acid sequence MGEVEQPPVGGVEQFGQDKWDRLVAFADLIEQEGEKRGLVGPRELSRMWTRHILNSTAISEFIPNGKSVVDVGSGAGFPGLILAIIRPDLQLTLVDSMERRCDWLNYATSELGLENVTIRLGRAEELASEIEADVVTARAVAALKKLLPWTMPLLKPGGSLVALKGIRVDDEIDDAVHVLRKYRAEWADVHVVKTFGSDEETRVLVVKKKG; translated from the coding sequence ATGGGTGAGGTCGAACAGCCACCGGTTGGTGGCGTCGAGCAATTCGGGCAGGATAAATGGGACCGCCTAGTTGCATTCGCTGATCTTATAGAACAAGAGGGTGAGAAACGTGGTCTGGTAGGACCCCGTGAACTCAGCCGCATGTGGACGCGTCATATCCTCAACTCGACTGCCATCTCAGAGTTCATTCCAAACGGGAAATCTGTGGTGGACGTTGGTTCCGGTGCCGGATTTCCTGGACTCATTCTCGCGATAATTCGCCCCGACCTGCAGCTGACGCTGGTGGACTCAATGGAGAGGCGCTGCGACTGGCTAAACTACGCTACATCTGAACTCGGCCTTGAGAATGTGACCATCAGGCTTGGTCGCGCAGAAGAGTTGGCGAGTGAAATTGAAGCTGACGTGGTGACCGCCAGGGCTGTTGCCGCCCTCAAGAAGCTCTTGCCATGGACGATGCCTCTTCTCAAGCCCGGAGGTTCCTTAGTGGCACTGAAAGGGATTCGGGTCGACGACGAGATCGACGACGCCGTTCATGTCCTTCGGAAGTACCGGGCGGAGTGGGCGGACGTGCACGTGGTGAAGACGTTTGGCTCGGATGAAGAGACACGGGTTTTGGTAGTTAAGAAGAAGGGATAG